In Salvelinus namaycush isolate Seneca chromosome 20, SaNama_1.0, whole genome shotgun sequence, the following proteins share a genomic window:
- the LOC120065533 gene encoding transmembrane protein 51-like produces MCTSGVPASSSHGVSRSGSSYALCALGVGLIALGIVMIVWTMVPGDATQTTKTLGNSSITEPADHGEDGDGEEDKEAAKTLSIAYVLVGAGVAMLLLSICLGVRNKRRKHQRRQETRAIGVRFVDHVAGEAGQNLDEPVPVYNVPSYEEAVTSGQFPIRQSNLRQSNSQLPSYEDLISAVENEAEGPSAAPVKEAHPSSPTPELQPAAAANPHSSSRAGRILRPNRVRRIKSEKLHLKDFRFNIRNPTDAKVTIEPITPPPQYDDKMPEF; encoded by the exons ATGtgtaccagtggtgttccagccAGCTCCAGCCATGGGGTCAGCCGGTCGGGCTCCTCGTATGCCCTGTGTGCCCTTGGGGTGGGGCTCATAGCCCTGGGCATTGTCATGATTGTGTGGACAATGGTTCCCGGGGATGCTACCCAGACAACCAAGACTCTAGGCAACTCCAGTATAACAGAGCCAGCAGACCATGGTGAGGATGGCGATGGCGAGGAGGATAAGGAAGCAGCGAAGACCTTATCAATAGCCTATGTGCTGGTGGGGGCAGGGGTGgccatgctgctactgtctatctgCCTGGGGGTGAGGAACAAGCGGAGGAAGCACCAGAGAAGACAGGAGACACGGGCCATAGGAGTCCGCTTCGTGGACCATGTGGCTGGGGAGGCaggacagaa TTTAGATGAGCCAGTCCCAGTCTACAACGTGCCCAGCTATGAGGAGGCGGTCACCAGTGGCCAGTTCCCCATTCGCCAGAGCAACTTACGCCAGAGCAACTCCCAGCTGCCTTCCTACGAGGACCTCATTAGTGCTGTGGAAAACGAGGCTGAGGGACCAAGTGCTGCCCCAGTTAAGGAGGCTCATCCTAGCAGTCCCACTCCTGAGCTCCAGCCCGCCGCTGCAGCCAACCCCCACAGCAGCAGCCGAGCCGGCCGGATACTACGGCCCAACAGGGTACGCAGAATCAAGTCTGAGAAACTCCATCTGAAGGACTTTCGTTTTAACATTCGCAACCCTACTGATGCGAAGGTGACCATTGAACCAATCACTCCGCCACCACAGTATGACGACAAGATGCCTGAGTTCTGA